DNA sequence from the Tachysurus fulvidraco isolate hzauxx_2018 chromosome 1, HZAU_PFXX_2.0, whole genome shotgun sequence genome:
ATTCAATATAAACGCTTTATTCACTATAGAGCGAGCATTCAACAAGGCAACCCGAATCCAGTTTACGTTAACACCAGCTGACTGGGGCGTATGGGCAATAGGTTCCGCTCCATTTCTTtccccacacagagacacgggGAGCAGGACCCGCTCCCGTAAGCCCGGTATCTGGGCCTGTCGATTTGTAAAAGCTCGGCTGTAGTGTGCATCATAGCGAGGTGGCGTGACTACGACTACACCATATCCCGACGTGCTAATTGGAACCTGCCGCAGGCACCGCTCTACCTGTTCCAGTCCGGACCCACTCGGGGTAAACGTAGATGCCCGGTATCGCCTCGAACTCGTCTGAACCCCCGCTCTGGAGCCTCGCTTTTTCCTCCGGCCACGTCCATTAGACAGCAGTAAATACTCCGGCGACATCAACGAGCACTCAAAGACAGGCGAAAAAATCGGTTTGTACCAGGTCCAATTACCATAGTCCTCCATAATATGGTCTCTGATATGAAACAACGTGTGCCGATCATACTTAATAGCAGCCGACACACAATAGTTAGCTGACAGGgctgatacagcaacaaataatacaagtacaatcacaaacaaaaaaggagCGACAGCAAAGCCAAACACAGGCGccatctctctccccctctataTTTAACGTGTGTTTACGTATTAttacactgaaaaccaaatacTGCAGCTACTaaagcaggggcggttctaggatttcatctttgggggtttagccctcagtgagaatttaaaacaagaagagttttatattatatattatatgactacacagtaagccaatagttatttttattatttaaaatcgcAAAAGTGGACaacagtatacattttatctaggaaatgtagtggagtaaaagtgaaaatttaaatagcgaagtaaagtacagatacgtgaaatttctcgGTACGGTAACTCTGTActccattacattacaacactgtgtgtatgtatgtatgtatgtatgtatgtatgtacacatgtattGTTGCAAAATGTATTGTTGCAATTTTTAGCAAACAACATATAAGATCAAATAGTATTCATAACAGTAAGTTTTATATTAGTtttgatgttgttgatgttgataGGAAATAGTAGAAGCAATATtctaaaatgtgcaaaagtagcactgggtaaaaaaaaataatactaatatttgCTACAAATTAGATGTCTCTAACCAGTAACCAGACACTGAGTGTCTGACatgtttttgctgtatttcataaaaacataaaggtaGTAAGCTAGTGttgtaaatattacaaattaattattaagcacacacacacacacacacacccacctggtgaggaaataaaaataaataaataaaaaagcaaaaagataaaaatgaaaaaaacagactgatcataaaaaataaaataaaagtcaaagttgcactgcattgttttgttttcattgttgcaAAACTTCTGTAATATAGTTCGGTTGCTATTGTGATCAAAACCATTAATCTGAAACTCAACTCTGATGCTGTCCTGTAAATATCTTTCTAATCagctataaatataatttctgaTCACTTGCATGCTTAAAATAACACCGGCTTAAGCCCCGCACATTTCGATACAAGCCTACTTCCGGGTTAGGCCCCACCCACTCCgagtacagatacagataatgcTATACTCGCTCATCCCttatataaagataaataacaAACTCTGAGCTCACAGACAAAGATTTGAAGAAGTGCTCATTTTTCAGAGATAAtgtggtggctcttaaaagagcctttgtgtACATTAGACAGTTTTGAGGTTTAAGCGCGCTCACCGCGAATACGGCGGGCCAGCTGAATGTCCTTAGGCATGATGGTCACTCGCTTGGCGTGAATGGCGCACAGGTTGGTGTCCTCGAACAGACCGACCAGGTATGCCTCGCTAGCCTCCTGCAAGGCCATGACGGCCGAGCTCTGGAAACGCAAGTCGGTCTTGAAATCCTGAGCGATTTCTCTGACCAGGCGCTGGAAGGGCAGCTTGCGGATAAGCAGCTCAGTAGACTTCTGATAACGGCGGATCTCCCTCAGAGCCACGGTGCCGGGCCTGTAACGGTGAGGCTTCTTCACGCCGCCGGTAGCCGGGGCGCTCTTGCGTGCAGCCTTAGTGGCGAGCTGCTTCCTGGGCGCTTTGCCACCAGTTGACTTACGGGCGGTCTGCTTGGTTCTTGCCATAGCGTCGAGCTGTGAACTTCACGGaggaaaaacacaataaacGGCGCTAGCGA
Encoded proteins:
- the LOC113662273 gene encoding histone H3 — protein: MARTKQTARKSTGGKAPRKQLATKAARKSAPATGGVKKPHRYRPGTVALREIRRYQKSTELLIRKLPFQRLVREIAQDFKTDLRFQSSAVMALQEASEAYLVGLFEDTNLCAIHAKRVTIMPKDIQLARRIRGERA